The Flavobacterium psychrophilum genome includes a region encoding these proteins:
- a CDS encoding GTP-binding protein TypA yields MESIRNIAIIAHVDHGKTTLVDKIMYHCQLFRENENTGDLILDNNDLERERGITITSKNVSVQYKGTKINIIDTPGHADFGGEVERVLNMADGVLLLVDAFEGPMPQTRFVLQKAIDLGLKPCVVVNKVDKENCTPEEVHEKVFDLMFELGAQEWQLDFPTVYGSAKNNWMSTDFRNQTENIEPLLDMVLEHVPAPKVSEGTPQMLITSLDFSAFTGRIAIGRLERGVLKENMPISLVKRDGTVMKSRIKELHTFEGLGRKKVLEVVAGDICAIIGVEGFEIGDTIADFENPEALQTIAIDEPTMSMLFTINDSPFFGKEGKFVTSRHIRERLTKELEKNLAMKLGETDSADKFMVFGRGVLHLSVLIETMRREGYELQIGQPQVIIKEIDGKKCEPIEELTIDLPETLSGRAVEFVTIRKGELLSMEAKGERMIVKFNIPSRGIIGLRNQLLTATAGEAIMSHRYIGYEPFKGEIPGRNNGSLISMENGKAIPYSIDKLQDRGKFFVNANDEIYEGQVIGENSRSDDMVVNVTKMKKQSNVRSSGNDEKARIIPPIIFSLEEALEYIQKDEYVEVTPKSLRVRKIYLTETDRKRFKIA; encoded by the coding sequence ATGGAGTCCATTAGAAACATTGCAATCATTGCCCACGTTGACCACGGTAAAACAACACTGGTTGACAAAATCATGTATCACTGCCAATTGTTCCGTGAAAACGAGAATACCGGCGACCTTATCCTGGACAACAACGACCTGGAGCGTGAAAGAGGTATTACAATTACATCTAAGAACGTTTCGGTACAGTACAAAGGAACCAAAATCAACATTATAGATACCCCAGGTCACGCCGATTTCGGTGGTGAGGTTGAGCGTGTGCTTAACATGGCTGATGGTGTACTTTTGTTAGTTGATGCCTTTGAAGGGCCAATGCCGCAAACACGTTTCGTGCTTCAAAAAGCTATCGACCTTGGCCTTAAGCCTTGTGTTGTTGTTAATAAGGTAGATAAAGAAAACTGTACTCCGGAAGAAGTACACGAAAAAGTATTCGACCTTATGTTTGAACTTGGTGCACAGGAGTGGCAGCTAGACTTCCCAACTGTATACGGTTCGGCTAAAAACAACTGGATGTCTACAGACTTTAGAAACCAGACTGAAAACATCGAGCCACTTCTTGACATGGTACTTGAACACGTACCTGCTCCAAAAGTATCTGAAGGTACGCCTCAGATGCTTATCACTTCACTTGACTTTTCGGCGTTTACAGGACGTATCGCTATCGGTCGTTTAGAGAGAGGTGTTTTAAAAGAAAACATGCCGATATCTCTTGTAAAAAGAGACGGTACAGTAATGAAATCAAGAATTAAGGAACTACATACTTTTGAAGGTCTTGGCCGTAAAAAAGTACTTGAAGTAGTTGCCGGAGATATTTGTGCGATTATTGGTGTAGAAGGTTTTGAAATTGGTGATACTATCGCTGATTTTGAAAACCCAGAAGCATTACAAACTATCGCTATCGATGAGCCAACAATGAGTATGTTGTTCACGATTAACGATTCACCTTTCTTTGGTAAAGAAGGTAAATTTGTAACGTCACGTCACATCAGGGAACGTTTAACAAAAGAGTTAGAGAAAAACTTAGCGATGAAGTTAGGTGAAACTGATTCTGCTGATAAATTCATGGTTTTCGGTCGTGGTGTACTTCACTTATCAGTTCTTATCGAGACAATGAGAAGAGAAGGTTACGAATTACAAATTGGTCAGCCACAGGTTATCATCAAAGAAATTGATGGTAAAAAATGTGAACCAATCGAGGAGTTAACTATCGACTTACCTGAAACACTTTCCGGCCGTGCTGTTGAATTTGTAACTATCCGTAAAGGTGAATTACTTTCAATGGAAGCAAAAGGAGAGCGTATGATCGTTAAATTTAACATCCCTTCACGTGGAATTATCGGTTTAAGAAACCAGTTGCTTACAGCTACTGCAGGAGAAGCGATCATGTCACACCGTTACATTGGTTACGAACCTTTCAAAGGTGAGATTCCAGGACGTAACAATGGTTCATTAATCTCTATGGAGAACGGAAAAGCTATTCCTTACTCTATCGATAAATTACAGGATCGTGGTAAATTCTTCGTTAATGCTAACGACGAGATTTATGAAGGCCAGGTTATTGGTGAAAATAGCCGTAGCGATGATATGGTTGTTAACGTAACGAAGATGAAAAAACAATCTAACGTACGTTCATCAGGAAATGACGAAAAAGCGAGAATTATCCCTCCGATCATCTTCTCTCTTGAAGAAGCATTAGAGTACATTCAGAAAGATGAGT
- a CDS encoding MerR family transcriptional regulator → MSNKIKSVFTIKDLENLSGIKAHTIRIWEKRYAILAPMRTDSNIRYYDIQSLQKLLNVATLNTFGYKISTIAKLAPEKIPVLVKEIISSKSLTNHVISNFKLAMMNFDLALFATTYTSLLAEKSFRSIFYDFFMPLLEEIGYLWQTGTISPAHEHFISALIKQKISANVEKLQLLPPTKTDRVFVLYLPEDEIHEIGLLFVNYELLLNGYKTIYIGESMPLNYVKDVKSYFDDITFVTYITQQPTIEDINKYISNVTTDLLDDNSTKLYIFGRTAQYIKPIILNDKITIFESLPSFSKTL, encoded by the coding sequence ATGTCAAACAAAATAAAGAGCGTGTTTACTATTAAAGACCTTGAAAACCTTTCCGGTATTAAGGCACATACCATACGCATCTGGGAAAAGCGCTATGCTATACTGGCACCTATGCGTACCGACAGCAACATACGTTATTATGACATTCAAAGTTTACAGAAACTACTTAACGTAGCCACGTTAAACACTTTTGGCTATAAGATATCTACCATTGCAAAACTCGCTCCTGAGAAAATACCCGTATTGGTAAAGGAGATCATCTCAAGTAAAAGCCTCACCAATCACGTTATAAGCAACTTTAAGCTGGCCATGATGAATTTCGACCTGGCTTTGTTCGCTACAACCTACACCAGCCTTTTGGCGGAAAAATCATTCAGAAGCATCTTCTACGATTTCTTTATGCCGCTTTTGGAAGAGATAGGCTACCTATGGCAAACAGGAACCATATCACCTGCGCATGAGCACTTTATAAGCGCACTTATTAAACAGAAAATTTCGGCTAATGTAGAAAAGCTGCAACTCCTCCCTCCTACTAAAACAGATCGCGTTTTTGTACTCTATCTCCCTGAAGATGAAATACACGAGATCGGATTGCTTTTTGTAAATTACGAATTACTGCTTAATGGATACAAGACCATTTATATCGGCGAAAGCATGCCGCTTAACTACGTAAAAGACGTTAAGTCTTATTTCGACGATATTACATTCGTCACCTACATAACACAGCAGCCCACAATAGAAGACATCAACAAATATATAAGTAATGTTACGACAGATCTACTGGACGACAACAGTACCAAGCTTTATATATTTGGAAGGACCGCACAATATATTAAACCAATCATATTAAACGATAAGATTACGATATTTGAGAGTCTCCCTTCGTTCTCTAAAACACTCTAA
- a CDS encoding phytoene dehydrogenase yields MKQRINILGSGISSLSASCYLSQQGYDVTIYEKNSTVGGRARQLKKDGFTFDIGPTWYWMPDVFERFFADFNKKPSDYYELTRLSPAYSVYFDTLDFVTIADNLDVIAETFESIENGSGAQLREFIDEAKSNYDIAIKDLVYRPGESVFELVTTQTMAKVGQFFGNISKDIRRRFKNKRLVSILEFPVLFLGAKPSDTPSFYSFMNFADFGLGTWHPKNGMYSVVLAMEKLAKELGVKIVTDANVSKINIENGTAKSMVVNGQTIEADIIVSGADYHHTETLLDPEYRKYSEKYWDKRTFAPSSLLFYVGFDKKIANTEHHTLFFDTDFDVHAKDIYDNPKWPEEPLFYASFPSKTDADAAPEGKEAGIFLIPLAPGIEDTPQLRDTYFDKIITRLEKLTQQDVRKNIIFKESFCLNDFVKDYNSYKGNAYGLANTLFQTAFLRPKLKSPKVKNLYFTGQLTVPGPGVPPALISGKLVAGLIDKHNPKAMPLTVK; encoded by the coding sequence ATGAAACAGAGAATTAATATATTAGGTAGCGGAATTTCCTCATTATCAGCAAGTTGTTACTTATCTCAACAAGGATACGACGTAACAATATACGAAAAAAATTCTACCGTCGGAGGGCGTGCCCGCCAGTTAAAAAAAGATGGTTTTACTTTTGACATTGGTCCGACCTGGTATTGGATGCCCGATGTCTTTGAACGATTCTTTGCCGATTTTAATAAAAAACCATCTGATTACTACGAACTTACACGGCTTTCGCCTGCTTATAGCGTCTATTTTGATACGCTTGACTTTGTTACAATAGCTGATAATCTGGATGTTATAGCAGAAACCTTTGAATCTATCGAGAATGGCAGCGGTGCTCAGTTAAGAGAGTTCATAGACGAAGCAAAAAGCAACTACGATATCGCTATAAAAGACCTGGTATATCGACCGGGAGAGTCTGTTTTTGAACTGGTTACTACTCAGACAATGGCAAAAGTAGGGCAGTTTTTTGGCAACATTTCTAAAGATATACGCAGGCGTTTTAAGAACAAAAGACTGGTATCTATACTGGAATTCCCTGTGCTGTTTTTGGGCGCAAAACCTTCAGACACACCATCTTTCTATAGTTTTATGAACTTCGCCGACTTTGGTCTCGGCACATGGCATCCTAAAAACGGTATGTATAGTGTAGTTCTCGCTATGGAAAAACTGGCTAAAGAACTGGGTGTTAAAATAGTTACCGATGCCAATGTATCTAAAATAAATATAGAAAACGGCACAGCAAAATCAATGGTAGTGAATGGCCAAACTATTGAGGCTGATATCATTGTAAGCGGCGCTGACTACCATCATACCGAAACATTACTTGATCCTGAGTACCGCAAGTATAGCGAGAAGTACTGGGACAAACGTACGTTTGCGCCATCATCATTATTATTCTATGTAGGTTTCGATAAGAAAATCGCTAATACAGAGCATCATACACTATTTTTTGATACTGATTTTGATGTCCATGCGAAGGATATTTACGACAACCCTAAATGGCCTGAAGAACCTTTGTTTTATGCGAGTTTCCCATCTAAAACCGATGCAGATGCAGCTCCTGAAGGCAAGGAAGCCGGAATTTTCCTTATTCCGCTGGCACCGGGTATAGAGGACACGCCGCAACTACGTGATACCTACTTCGATAAGATAATAACACGTTTGGAAAAGCTGACGCAGCAGGATGTTAGAAAAAATATTATATTTAAGGAATCCTTTTGCCTTAATGATTTTGTAAAGGATTATAATTCATACAAAGGCAACGCCTACGGACTGGCTAATACCCTGTTTCAGACTGCCTTTTTAAGACCCAAGCTAAAAAGCCCTAAGGTAAAGAACCTTTATTTTACGGGCCAGCTTACAGTACCCGGCCCAGGTGTTCCCCCTGCCCTTATATCAGGAAAACTCGTTGCCGGACTGATAGATAAACACAACCCCAAAGCAATGCCCTTAACCGTAAAGTAA
- a CDS encoding phytoene synthase has translation MKAIFDKISFECSRNVTRAYSTSFSSAVRMLAPSIRQDIYNIYGFVRFADEIVDSFHDYDKEQLFNLFEGDLTNALRDGISLNPVLNSFQHTANRYAIGNDLINAFMKSMKQDLIKKDYSTFEEYNEYIYGSADVVGLMCLKVFVNKDDARYEELKPFAMRLGSAFQKVNFLRDLKADTEDLERNYFPLLNLTDMDDATKAHIIAEIEADLAEGYKGIVRLPAEAKFGVYTAYVYYKKLLKKLKNTPPMQIRATRIRVPDYEKFGLLAKCYLDYRLNII, from the coding sequence ATGAAAGCTATTTTCGATAAAATATCATTTGAGTGCAGCCGGAATGTAACCCGGGCTTACAGCACGTCGTTCTCCTCTGCCGTAAGGATGCTTGCCCCATCTATAAGGCAGGACATTTACAATATTTACGGCTTTGTTAGGTTTGCCGATGAGATTGTGGATTCTTTTCACGACTACGATAAAGAACAGCTTTTTAACCTGTTCGAAGGCGACCTTACCAATGCCCTACGCGATGGTATTAGCCTCAACCCCGTACTGAATTCTTTTCAGCATACTGCCAATCGTTACGCTATTGGCAACGACCTGATCAATGCTTTTATGAAAAGCATGAAACAGGATCTTATTAAGAAAGATTACAGCACTTTTGAAGAATATAACGAATACATTTACGGTAGTGCCGATGTAGTTGGCCTTATGTGCCTAAAGGTATTTGTAAATAAAGACGACGCGCGTTACGAAGAGCTTAAGCCCTTTGCTATGCGATTAGGCTCTGCCTTTCAGAAGGTTAACTTTTTGCGCGACTTAAAGGCCGATACAGAAGACCTTGAGCGCAATTACTTTCCGCTGCTGAACCTTACCGATATGGATGATGCTACCAAAGCCCATATTATCGCTGAGATAGAAGCCGACCTCGCAGAAGGATATAAAGGTATTGTACGCCTTCCGGCAGAAGCCAAATTTGGTGTATACACCGCTTATGTGTATTATAAGAAACTACTCAAGAAGCTCAAGAACACCCCTCCGATGCAGATCAGGGCTACACGTATCCGCGTACCTGATTATGAAAAGTTTGGACTCCTGGCGAAATGCTACCTTGATTACCGTTTAAACATCATTTAA
- a CDS encoding beta-carotene hydroxylase, translated as MWLHILVFVLTFFIMEFMAWFTHKYVMHGFLWSLHADHHRKDHDSWFERNDTFFIFYALVSIGFFLLWQNDILEIGLAIGLGIFAYGLTYFLVHDIFIHQRFKIFRNANSRYGKAVRRAHKMHHKHINKEHGECFGMLLFPWKYWKKS; from the coding sequence ATGTGGCTGCATATACTGGTTTTTGTACTTACCTTTTTTATAATGGAATTCATGGCCTGGTTTACCCATAAGTATGTCATGCACGGCTTTTTGTGGAGCCTGCATGCAGATCATCACCGCAAAGACCATGACTCATGGTTTGAGCGTAACGACACGTTTTTTATATTCTACGCCCTTGTAAGCATTGGCTTTTTCCTTTTATGGCAAAACGACATCCTTGAAATTGGCCTTGCCATTGGCCTTGGAATATTTGCGTACGGCCTTACCTATTTTCTTGTACACGATATCTTTATCCATCAGCGTTTTAAAATTTTCCGCAATGCCAACAGCCGTTACGGAAAAGCAGTGCGCCGCGCCCACAAAATGCACCACAAGCATATCAACAAAGAACATGGCGAATGTTTTGGAATGCTTTTGTTTCCGTGGAAGTACTGGAAGAAAAGCTAA
- a CDS encoding RNA polymerase subunit sigma-70 — protein MNQSDFIKVISPFKDRVFRLAKRLLVSTEEAEDATQEVLVKLWNNKGKLEAYSSVEALAMTMTKNYCLDQLKSKRASEMRIVHSNYTDRQAGLQQQAEDRDSWSWVEKIMETLPEQQKLIMQMRDVEEYEFEEIAKIMDMNETAVRVALSRARKTLREQLTKTHSYGITNN, from the coding sequence ATGAATCAGTCAGACTTCATAAAAGTCATCTCTCCTTTTAAAGACCGGGTATTCCGGTTGGCAAAACGGCTGCTTGTAAGTACCGAAGAAGCGGAGGATGCAACACAGGAAGTTCTGGTAAAGCTGTGGAACAACAAGGGTAAGCTAGAGGCTTATTCCAGCGTAGAAGCACTGGCTATGACCATGACAAAAAATTACTGCCTGGACCAGTTAAAGTCTAAGCGTGCCAGCGAAATGCGCATTGTGCACAGCAACTATACCGACAGGCAGGCAGGACTACAGCAGCAGGCAGAAGACCGCGACAGCTGGAGCTGGGTTGAAAAAATTATGGAGACACTGCCCGAACAGCAAAAACTGATCATGCAGATGAGGGATGTTGAAGAATACGAATTTGAAGAGATTGCCAAGATAATGGACATGAACGAGACCGCCGTAAGAGTGGCGCTCTCAAGAGCAAGGAAAACATTGAGGGAACAACTCACAAAAACACACAGCTATGGAATTACAAACAATTGA